In one window of Choristoneura fumiferana unplaced genomic scaffold, NRCan_CFum_1 Sck3bRy_369;HRSCAF=857_pilon, whole genome shotgun sequence DNA:
- the LOC141445131 gene encoding 40-kDa huntingtin-associated protein-like, with the protein MATDLNASFNEQFMNINTKLKKRFLRKPNVSEATNEFLALAIQCEYSEQPTFAGHSYIGAAKCEASVGNFLGEAEHLVAAGRQFMKAEKKLSSLKFCSPDRENLEAAIGCFIQALHKYPDNSSIRLSILTEVANHLVELNLKCEAVSYYEQALELVEESNMKIMFMRNYINLLIECDNCDTALEKANELIDSKPNLPEDILAEVQLSRVLLSLYVEPSDEVNTESLKQLLTDILNDVDSEAIPFNADLRLKLQSTIISCATNDTHSLVKVSSELKHHLSTRQTGLLESLLQAKREHLA; encoded by the exons ATGGCCACAGACTTAAACGCCAGTTTCAACGAGCAGTTTATGAACATAAACaccaaattaaaaaa GCGGTTCTTAAGAAAACCAAATGTGTCTGAAGCTACCAACGAGTTTCTAGCTCTGGCTATACAGTGCGAGTATTCTGAGCAGCCAACTTTCGCTGGACATTCGTACATTGGGGCTGCTAAGTGTGAAGCCTCTGTTGGTAATTTCCTAGGAGAAGCAGAACATCTAGTGGCTGCAGGGAGACAGTTTATGAAGGCCGAGAAGAAACTGAGCTCTCTAAAGTTTTGTAGTCCTGACAGGGAGAATTTAGAG gCTGCAATAGGCTGTTTCATCCAAGCTTTGCACAAGTACCCAGACAACTCATCAATCCGCCTGTCCATACTGACAGAGGTAGCAAACCACCTAGTGGAGCTCAACCTCAAATGTGAAGCAGTGTCATATTATGAACAAGCACTTGAATTGGTAGAGGAGAGtaatatgaaaataatgttcATGAGGAACTACATTAATCTTCTCATTGAATGTG ATAATTGTGACACTGCCCTTGAGAAAGCCAATGAATTAATTGACTCCAAACCAAATCTGCCAGAAGACATTTTAGCTGA AGTGCAGCTCAGCAGAGTGCTGCTGTCGTTGTATGTGGAACCATCTGATGAAGTTAACACTGAGTCGTTGAAGCAACTGCTCACTGATATACTGAATGATGTTGACAGTGAAG CGATTCCATTCAACGCGGATTTACGTCTGAAACTCCAATCGACAATTATATCGTGCGCGACCAATGATACACACTCGCTCGTAAAG GTATCTTCAGAGTTGAAGCATCATCTTAGCACGCGCCAGACCGGTTTACTAGAGTCTCTTCTTCAAGCCAAGAGAGAACATTTAGCTTGA
- the LOC141445134 gene encoding uncharacterized protein → MRWSESVTLEFVKIYLKHECLWNPAHTGYKLKYQREKAYGDITSEFKAATSKCLNIPEIKLKIKNLRTTYLQQVHKILQKSSPDSIYEPSLVWFHEMDRCLKHIPSNRHSNSYNTVQEIPEVDSSCQMWVDQELHNGNTEDSNPDPLIPQTDDEYDSNRLEETVENIKKEMHASPLPYKKIKKKKLKHRAKEYFSEAVENQTKEDEFDIYGKYIASQLRKMDLRNALKLKLEIHSLVSEARISDMSNILNHRERCLQIIFYINFRKSTTNMRWGEKETCQFVKLYLGHRLLWDAKLPAYKSKPERHKAYSQIIADFRATTGISLNEPEVKTKVKNLRSTYVQEIAKIRKRSGPDSVFKPSIKWFSAWHKCFSRTSRKSLSTDDNTYDVDETADDSCQKIWVDQDDEVDEHDNSNSDPFVTEQDNFLLVLKPEPDESLIKHETLNSSYKKKKKFKHSTSTDNSDRSYRGSIDPEVATKEDEFDIYGKYIASQLRKMELQKALRLQLEIQSLVSEARISDISGP, encoded by the exons aTGAGGTGGAGTGAATCGGTTACCCTAGAGTtcgtaaaaatatacttaaagcACGAATGCTTATGGAATCCTGCACACACAGGCTACAAGCTTAAGTATCAAAGAGAAAAGGCTTACGGCGACATAACATCCGAATTTAAGGCTGCCACTTCCAAATGTTTAAACATACCCGAGATAAAACTGAAGATTAAAAACCTCCGGACAACTTACTTGCAACAAGTGCACAAAATATTGCAGAAATCCAGTCCAGACTCCATATATGAGCCGTCTCTAGTGTGGTTTCACGAAATGGATCGATGCTTGAAACACATACCTAGTAACAGGCATTCTAACAGTTATAACACT GTTCAAGAAATTCCAGAGGTTGACTCATCCTGCCAGATGTGGGTAGATCAAGAACTGCACAACGGCAACACAGAGGACTCAAATCCAGACCCCTTAATACCTCAGACTGATGATGAGTATGACTCCAACAGGCTCGAAGAAACTGTGGAAAACATCAAAAAAGAAATGCATGCCTCACCATTGCCTtacaagaaaattaaaaagaaaaaactgaaGCATAGAGCTAAGGAATATTTTTCTGAAGCTGTGGAAAATCAGACTAAAGAGGATGAATTTGATATATATGGAAAGTACATAGCGTCACAATTGAGGAAAATGGACTTACGAAATGCTTTGAAGCTTAAGCTTGAAATTCACAGTTTAGTAAGTGAAGCCAGAATATCAGATATGTCAA ATAtacta AATCACCGAGAACGCTGTCTTCAGATTATCTTTTATATAAACTTCAGAAAATCAACAACAAATATGAGATGGGGTGAAAAAGAGACGTGCCAGTTCGTGAAACTTTACTTGGGTCACAGATTATTGTGGGACGCTAAGTTGCCGGCATACAAATCCAAGCCGGAACGGCATAAAGCGTATAGTCAAATTATAGCGGACTTTAGAGCTACAACGGGAATCTCGTTGAATGAGCCGGAGGTAAAAACGAAGGTGAAGAATCTACGGTCTACATACGTGCAAGAAATAGCTAAGATACGGAAGAGGTCAGGTCCAGACTCTGTGTTCAAGCCCTCGATCAAGTGGTTTTCGGCATGGCATAAGTGTTTTAGCAGGACTAGCAGAAAGTCTCTGAGCACAGATGATAATACTTACGAT GTTGATGAAACAGCAGATGATTCATGTCAAAAAATATGGGTTGATCAAGATGATGAAGTTGATGAACATGACAACAGCAACTCGGATCCTTTTGTAACGGAACAGGACAACTTCCTGCTTGTCCTTAAACCAGAACCTGATGAAAGTTTAATCAAACATGAGACCTTAAATAGCTCAtacaagaagaaaaaaaaatttaaacatagcaCTAGCACTGATAATTCCGATAGATCATACAGAGGCAGCATAGATCCAGAGGTAGCCACTAAAGAGGATGAATTTGATATATATGGAAAATACATAGCATCACAATTGAGGAAAATGGAGCTGCAGAAAGCTTTACGGTTACAACTGGAAATACAGAGCCTTGTGAGCGAGGCCAGGATCTCAGATATATCGGGCCCATGA